The following coding sequences lie in one Methanohalophilus levihalophilus genomic window:
- a CDS encoding DUF2115 family protein, whose product MNSCELLFLLQKEASNLSSGYLAKINEKESGDIQTPPGSFQYNMECLARYNSKKFSELKERDCSEISEEIDTGKLEDFSFRINMYMDEYAPGQKDLKEYTRIISTYLTFIVKEPLHAPGMYMNEDQTIFENDGVYYCPAKSEHILEEMSLCKYCICRAT is encoded by the coding sequence ATGAATTCATGTGAACTATTATTTTTATTACAAAAAGAAGCTTCCAATCTTTCTTCTGGATATTTAGCAAAGATCAATGAAAAAGAATCCGGCGATATTCAGACTCCTCCCGGAAGTTTTCAGTATAACATGGAATGTCTTGCAAGGTATAACAGCAAGAAGTTTTCTGAGCTAAAAGAAAGAGATTGTTCTGAAATATCTGAGGAGATTGACACTGGGAAGCTTGAAGATTTTAGTTTCAGGATCAACATGTATATGGATGAGTATGCTCCCGGTCAAAAAGATTTGAAGGAATATACTCGTATTATTTCCACATATCTGACTTTTATAGTGAAAGAACCACTCCATGCACCGGGAATGTACATGAATGAAGATCAGACGATTTTTGAAAATGATGGCGTTTATTACTGCCCTGCAAAGAGTGAGCATATATTAGAGGAAATGTCCCTGTGCAAATACTGTATTTGCAGAGCAACATAA
- a CDS encoding radical SAM protein, whose protein sequence is MTKYSPLIAAKAIWQMRIKKQPFVLSHAINSRCNMKCSFCEYWKTEGEEMELTGIFKLLDQARAFGILVYNAWTVEPLLREDLPEILAYAKQLGMVTSLITNGLLLEKRIGELNDLDYLSVSVDGTSSYKDIRGISLDRIMPGILKARDMIRKPLLLNCVISGKNLDDIEELITMAKELDVKISFEPMYEFKGIDRDTWENMGIRDTEKYRKTVGRIMEMKKEGYPIINSYTYLEMIRDLRTDFICHANDIILNVTADGTIENCRVHRAPIGHIDDGIANVWKNTREFRKDMAYKCKKCLFSGYVENSLMYNFNLEVAQHYELM, encoded by the coding sequence ATGACCAAATACTCACCCCTCATTGCAGCAAAGGCTATCTGGCAGATGCGAATAAAAAAACAACCCTTTGTATTATCTCACGCCATCAATTCCAGATGCAACATGAAATGCTCTTTTTGCGAATACTGGAAAACAGAGGGAGAGGAGATGGAGCTCACGGGTATATTTAAACTCCTTGATCAGGCAAGGGCTTTCGGGATACTTGTCTATAATGCATGGACCGTAGAACCCCTTTTGAGAGAAGACCTGCCTGAGATACTGGCCTATGCGAAGCAGCTGGGAATGGTGACCTCGCTCATCACCAATGGCCTGCTACTTGAAAAAAGGATAGGTGAACTGAATGACCTTGACTACCTCTCAGTTTCTGTGGATGGGACATCCAGCTACAAGGACATAAGAGGCATCAGTCTTGACAGGATCATGCCAGGTATCCTGAAAGCCAGAGATATGATCAGGAAACCTCTTCTGTTGAACTGTGTCATCAGTGGTAAAAACCTAGATGATATTGAAGAACTCATAACCATGGCTAAGGAGCTTGATGTCAAAATCTCATTCGAGCCCATGTACGAATTTAAGGGAATAGATAGGGATACCTGGGAAAACATGGGGATAAGGGATACCGAGAAGTACCGCAAGACTGTGGGCAGGATAATGGAAATGAAAAAAGAAGGTTATCCTATCATCAATTCCTACACATACCTAGAAATGATCCGTGACCTCAGGACGGATTTCATCTGTCATGCCAATGACATAATACTGAACGTAACTGCAGACGGAACTATCGAGAACTGCAGAGTTCATCGAGCACCAATTGGTCATATCGATGACGGGATTGCAAATGTATGGAAGAATACAAGGGAATTCAGGAAGGACATGGCATACAAATGTAAGAAATGCCTTTTTTCTGGTTACGTTGAGAACAGCCTTATGTACAATTTTAATCTGGAAGTTGCGCAACACTATGAATTGATGTAG
- a CDS encoding DUF1638 domain-containing protein, with translation MLEDELVYVLSKDLEIKNLFVVENKNSLRFVQKLKSENLKPFVFSSDRLYPIVLENNRRSSGRFIKLFSDIPILRQIYDSFNRKKQQELTVVVNLLRKDLHSDIDHLQSEVYLNAREISKISDGILLFYGKCGYSSKKVQDDLQGLDCPVYFLRDNERNLVDDCISVALGGNDAYGNSKELGKGKGVFYATPMWLSDMNKENFRSTQSYKEHARYLRNPDYAFLVKINNQIYKDNTYHENASEFAKEFDMEIINTNGTMDIASNSYMETKTSISESGNC, from the coding sequence ATGCTCGAAGATGAACTGGTTTATGTTCTCTCAAAAGACCTTGAAATTAAAAACTTATTTGTGGTAGAGAACAAAAACAGCTTAAGGTTTGTACAAAAACTAAAGTCTGAAAATCTAAAGCCTTTTGTGTTTTCATCTGATCGATTGTATCCAATTGTATTAGAAAACAATAGAAGATCATCTGGCAGGTTCATAAAGCTGTTTTCAGATATTCCAATCTTAAGGCAAATATATGATTCGTTTAATAGGAAGAAACAACAGGAATTAACGGTTGTTGTAAATCTTCTGAGAAAAGACCTGCATTCTGATATTGATCATTTGCAATCTGAAGTATATCTGAATGCCAGAGAAATCTCAAAAATATCAGATGGTATCCTTCTTTTCTATGGGAAATGTGGTTATAGTTCTAAAAAAGTACAGGACGATCTGCAGGGGCTTGATTGCCCTGTTTATTTTCTGAGAGACAATGAAAGAAATCTTGTTGATGACTGTATTAGCGTAGCACTTGGTGGTAACGATGCGTACGGGAATAGCAAGGAACTAGGAAAAGGCAAAGGTGTCTTCTATGCAACCCCAATGTGGCTTTCCGATATGAATAAAGAGAACTTCAGATCTACGCAATCTTATAAGGAACACGCTAGATATCTAAGAAACCCTGATTATGCTTTTCTTGTCAAGATCAACAATCAAATTTATAAAGATAATACTTACCATGAGAATGCTTCTGAATTTGCAAAAGAGTTTGACATGGAGATTATTAACACTAATGGAACGATGGATATAGCCAGTAATTCATATATGGAAACTAAAACAAGTATTTCCGAGAGTGGAAACTGTTAA
- a CDS encoding DUF1638 domain-containing protein, which yields MSVMSIISCEIMQDEIVWLFSNDPEVDKIIIVENNNISEFAAKLNEQNVSYEMVPFEKLPDFLGYIETNESIVVVNILELGLHAVPKTLKSEVYHSIEEMIPFSDGILLFYGLCGNVLGKVEEDFCLEKDGCVVRILRDEERIVDDCIGAAVGGGANYLKLLKTHSKEPAFFFTPMYANSWRELLNIDKYNSDPGKALKMAKMVNDMAGYSRVAKVNTGLTYVKDVDAKIEEYANLFGYSTFEVSGNQEIFEKCYSAIKDEIKNKNM from the coding sequence ATGTCCGTTATGAGTATAATCTCATGTGAGATAATGCAAGATGAAATTGTCTGGCTTTTTAGCAATGATCCTGAAGTTGATAAGATCATAATCGTAGAAAATAATAACATTTCAGAATTTGCAGCAAAACTTAATGAACAGAATGTCTCTTATGAAATGGTTCCTTTTGAAAAGCTACCAGATTTTCTAGGATACATTGAAACAAATGAATCAATAGTAGTAGTTAATATTCTGGAACTTGGACTTCACGCAGTGCCAAAAACCTTGAAATCCGAGGTTTACCATAGTATTGAGGAAATGATTCCTTTCTCCGATGGCATACTTCTTTTTTACGGCCTTTGTGGTAATGTTCTGGGAAAGGTCGAAGAGGATTTCTGCCTTGAAAAAGATGGTTGCGTCGTGCGAATACTAAGGGATGAAGAAAGAATTGTGGATGACTGCATCGGAGCTGCAGTCGGCGGTGGAGCAAATTATCTGAAGCTGCTTAAAACCCACAGTAAAGAACCTGCTTTTTTCTTTACACCCATGTATGCCAATTCGTGGAGAGAACTTTTGAACATCGACAAATATAATTCTGATCCTGGAAAAGCGCTCAAGATGGCAAAAATGGTCAACGACATGGCAGGATATTCAAGGGTTGCAAAGGTCAATACGGGCCTGACATATGTAAAAGATGTTGATGCAAAGATCGAGGAATATGCCAATTTGTTTGGATATAGCACCTTTGAGGTCAGCGGTAATCAGGAGATATTCGAGAAATGCTATTCTGCAATAAAGGATGAAATAAAGAACAAAAACATGTAA
- a CDS encoding TetR/AcrR family transcriptional regulator, producing MTDLNPTNQQILHYARHFLQCRGYNGFSYKDISQKLGIKNASIHHYYPKKEDLVAALLEERRKSLAVSIAQMKESEKSAREQLQYYFDYALQEFDEGKCICPPGSVIIDFHELPEKVKKQDMLLLDDILDWLNNVLRTGLEQGEFEFSDPVDTHAEMVVETLMGARLVSSIKGRKTLVRAISSIKSCLGWRD from the coding sequence ATGACTGATCTTAACCCTACTAACCAACAGATACTCCATTATGCAAGACACTTTTTGCAATGCAGAGGCTATAATGGATTTAGTTACAAGGATATTTCCCAGAAGCTTGGCATAAAAAATGCTTCAATTCACCATTATTATCCTAAAAAAGAAGATTTGGTTGCTGCCTTGCTTGAAGAAAGGAGAAAGAGCTTAGCCGTATCCATTGCGCAAATGAAGGAATCTGAAAAATCTGCCCGTGAGCAGCTTCAATATTATTTTGATTATGCATTGCAGGAATTTGATGAAGGCAAATGTATCTGTCCTCCTGGCTCTGTGATAATAGATTTCCACGAACTCCCGGAGAAAGTTAAAAAGCAAGATATGTTGCTACTTGATGATATACTTGACTGGCTCAACAATGTTCTCAGAACTGGCCTGGAACAAGGAGAATTTGAGTTTTCAGATCCAGTCGATACACATGCAGAAATGGTAGTTGAAACTTTAATGGGTGCCAGACTGGTATCCAGCATTAAAGGAAGAAAGACACTTGTCAGAGCAATTTCTTCTATCAAATCATGTCTTGGATGGAGGGATTGA
- a CDS encoding DUF2115 family protein, whose translation MCIIGREFHINSCELLFLLQKEASNLSSGYLATVNEKETGGIQSPRVSLQYNIECLARYNRKKFSELKERDCSEISEEIDIGKLKEFSFRINKYMDGYAPNQRDLKEYIRIISTYLTFIAKEPLHPPGMYVNENQTIFENGGVYYCPAKSKHILEEMSLCKYCVCRAI comes from the coding sequence ATATGCATAATTGGGAGGGAATTTCATATAAATTCATGTGAACTATTATTTTTATTACAAAAAGAAGCTTCCAATCTATCTTCGGGGTATTTAGCAACGGTTAATGAAAAAGAAACAGGAGGTATTCAGAGTCCACGTGTGAGTCTTCAGTATAATATTGAATGTCTTGCAAGGTATAACCGTAAGAAATTTTCTGAGCTAAAAGAAAGAGATTGTTCAGAAATATCTGAGGAGATTGACATTGGAAAGCTTAAAGAGTTTAGTTTCAGGATCAACAAGTATATGGATGGGTATGCTCCCAATCAAAGGGATTTGAAGGAATATATTCGTATTATTTCCACATATCTGACTTTTATAGCGAAAGAACCACTCCACCCACCGGGAATGTACGTAAACGAAAATCAGACAATCTTTGAAAATGGTGGCGTTTATTACTGTCCTGCAAAGAGTAAGCATATATTAGAGGAAATGTCCCTGTGCAAATACTGTGTTTGCAGGGCAATCTAA
- a CDS encoding SHOCT-like domain-containing protein, with the protein MIESYLTEAATFLIGIGTGIAIRAKIWWKNKTAEERKCFVYEILQSLEDGKITAAEAKTLIKNHL; encoded by the coding sequence ATGATAGAATCATATTTAACTGAAGCAGCTACCTTCCTGATAGGAATCGGAACCGGCATAGCCATAAGGGCAAAAATCTGGTGGAAAAACAAGACCGCAGAAGAGCGGAAATGCTTCGTCTACGAGATTCTGCAGTCACTGGAAGATGGTAAGATCACTGCTGCAGAAGCAAAGACTCTGATCAAGAACCATCTGTGA